CGCAAATCGGAAACGTCTCGTGGATAATACACCCTTTTGTCTACAAAGTTGTAGGTCAGGTCAATCTCGTTCGTGATATCAAGCACCCGGCGCGTCTCATTGATAAGATCCTGTGACACTGCCGTCACCGCATCGCTTTCGTTAATGCCAAGCCGGATGAGATCCTTGAGCGATTCGTCCTGGCCCAGCACCGTTATATCCGTACCGTGAAGCGTTGTAACTACTTTGACCCCGCCACCTACCATTTGCTTTGCCAGAAAGGCACAGACGGCATGCGGAACCGCATAATGAACATGAAGCAGATCGAGCTTCTCCATTTTGGCTACCTGGGCCATTTTCGTCGCCAGGGCAAGATCGTAAGGCGGATAACGGAATACGTAATAGTCGTTGACTTCAACCTCATGATAAAAAATATTTTTCTGAAACGTTCCAAGACGGAACGGAACGCTGTGAGTGATAAAATGAACCTCATGGCCTTTTTCGGCCAGAAGCTTTCCGAGTTCCGTAGCCACTACGCCGGAGCCGCCGAGAGACGGATAACAGGTAATGCCTATTTTCAACAACCGGTCCATACGTCCGTCTCCTTTATTTATTGACAAATCGGTCCGCGCATATCCGCTTCTTGCGGGTGCCGCCCCGTTACTGTTTCTTATCTTTTAAACAAATCAACCGCATATGGAACTTTTGAAGCGAAGCCCTCGGCAAAAGGAAATCCTCTGCGCTGTCCGAGCAGCATATCTCTTGAGCGAACCCGTTCGATATAACCGTCGTTGAGCGGCGTCGCCACGACATCCTCCCCCGGCGTTTTCTGAAACTGGGAGAGGTAGCAGGATAAAGCCGATTCCTTGACTCCGTAAGTGTCGCTCACATCGACGACAAGATCCGTACGCCCCAAATCATTAATGAAGTAGAAGTACAGATGAGGAGCCGGAACGGCCTTCAGCGCCGGCATATACCTACGAAGCTTTGCATTAAAAACCGCCTCCTCCACAAGCCTGCTGCAGGCTACATGATCG
This region of Paenibacillus sp. URB8-2 genomic DNA includes:
- the bshB1 gene encoding bacillithiol biosynthesis deacetylase BshB1; the protein is MKLDILVFGAHADDAEIGMAGTIAKHTAAGLKVGLCDLTAAEMSSNGTTLIRKEEAARAAAALGAASRTNLGLPDRGLRLTEDQIAAVTAEIRRSSPDIVFAPYWEDRHPDHVACSRLVEEAVFNAKLRRYMPALKAVPAPHLYFYFINDLGRTDLVVDVSDTYGVKESALSCYLSQFQKTPGEDVVATPLNDGYIERVRSRDMLLGQRRGFPFAEGFASKVPYAVDLFKR